In one window of Gouania willdenowi chromosome 8, fGouWil2.1, whole genome shotgun sequence DNA:
- the akt1s1 gene encoding uncharacterized protein akt1s1 encodes MASITQSTEPDIPDNHKESWLTLLSAAEAYCQKSGCDLAILTACKKFRSSGGEGEAAKKRESGGGGAFPRDCEFSYSVWGQGFLAESARRYVDDIGVLHSTTMLTAQRHMRHAEGGAKLRVDLTSDSAHHTSFPGDGGVGGVSPNSRLYSQSYPSIYSSGAASGPGVNGNAEQEREKGVLEAERGRQRAGIVELEEECEDEEEEEEEEEDDMDERRPYGNESAGVFSMDEDSLSRDCEPFFESDGEEESTDGSLSEEAPPPTRGMAMGHSAFSSRHAHHMALARSLPVSVPVWSCRGNRSAQGDANSGERVGCADLDHIAASMKALLAPGATDGTEMFGALPRPRLNTGDFSLKH; translated from the exons ATGGCCTCCATCACCCAGTCCACTGAGCCCGACATCCCCGACAACCACAAGGAGAGCTGGCTGACGCTGCTTTCCGCCGCAGAGGCTTACTGCCAGAAGTCGGGCTGTGACCTGGCCATCCTGACGGCCTGTAAGAAGTTCCGGTCGTCGGGCGGCGAGGGCGAAGCGGCGAAGAAGAGGGAAAGTGGCGGGGGCGGGGCCTTTCCCAGGGACTGCGAGTTCTCCTACAGCGTGTGGGGCCAAGGGTTTCTGGCTGAGTCGGCTCGTCGCTACGTGGACGACATTGGCGTGTTGCACTCCACCACCATGCTAACCGCCCAGAGGCACATGCGCCACGCTGAGGGTGGAGCCAAGCTGAGGGTTGACTTGACCTCTGACTCCGCCCATCACACG AGTTTTCCAGGTGATGGAGGTGTGGGCGGAGTCAGTCCCAACAGCAGACTCTACTCCCAGAGCTACCCGTCCATCTACAGCTCCGGAGCGGCGAGCGGGCCCGGCGTGAACGGGAACGCAGAGCAGGAGCGGGAAAAGGGCGTGCTGGAGGCGGAGCGAGGTCGACAGAGGGCCGGGATTGTGGAATTGGAGGAAGAGTGCGAggatgaggaagaagaagaggaggaagaggaggacgaCATGGACGAGAGAAGACCTTATGGGAACGAAAGTGCTG GAGTTTTCTCCATGGATGAAGACTCACTTTCTCGAGACTGTGAACCGTTCTTTGAGTCCGACGGGGAGGAGGAGAGTACTGATG GCTCACTGAGTGAGGAAGCTCCACCCCCGACACGGGGCATGGCCATGGGTCACTCCGCCTTCTCGTCTCGCCACGCCCACCACATGGCCCTGGCCCGCTCGCTGCCCGTATCTGTGCCTGTGTGGAGCTGCAGAGGGAACAGATCCGCTCAGGGAGACGCTAACAGTGGAGAGCGG gTGGGATGTGCAGACCTGGATCACATCGCAGCGAGCATGAAGGCGCTTCTTGCTCCCGGAGCCACGGACGGAACGGAAATGTTTGGAGCTCTGCCTCGACCTCGCCTCAACACCGGAGACTTCTCCCTCAAACACTGA
- the LOC114468972 gene encoding tripartite motif-containing protein 16, whose protein sequence is MCGEISRHTRDIPGVFLLFINLIPRKEDEQVHVTGRTGLHLYQPPTHPLESYKRDPREHNTITSRPSSEAQDLIIIIIIIIIMPVPKKAGRKNSTVAEVKLPPYEPNIPEPTTRADFMKHWMSLSLDDKTAQKLLWISESGSKVARTSDAVCPYPNRPERYDHSPQVLCKEGLLGQRGYWEVDFEGWVVIGVVCESAPRKVQDGVCGLGENAASWGAGWGGTCYQVWHNGENVDVHMPSTSTMGVYVDQPAGIIKFLLLEEEGGEQSVRLIHKFKVKLQEKVFPAFWIGTTSGCLIRKQLQ, encoded by the exons ATGTGCGGTGAAATAAGTAGACATACTCGGGATATCCCGGGTGTTTTTCTGCTCTTCATCAACCTGATCCCTAGAAAAGAGGATGAACAGGTTCATGTAACAGGAAGGACAGGCCTCCATCTTTACCAACCCCCAACCCACCCTCTGGAAAGTTATAAGAGGGACCCTCGGGAGCACAACACAATCACATCTCGACCCTCGTCTGAAGCTCAAgacctcatcatcatcatcatcatcatcatcatcatgccTGTGCCTAAGAAAGCAG GAAGAAAGAACAGCACCGTGGCAGAAG TGAAGTTGCCGCCGTACGAGCCCAACATCCCTGAGCCAACAACCAGAGCAGACTTCATGAAAC ACTGGATGTCTCTCTCTCTGGATGATAAAACTGCTCAGAAGCTGCTGTGGATCTCTGAAAGTGGATCCAAAGTGGCTCGAACATCAGATGCAGTTTGTCCTTATCCCAACAGACCTGAGAGATACGATCACTCcccacag gtgttgTGTAAGGAGGGTCTGCTGGGCCAAAGGGGCTACTGGGAGGTGGACTTCGAGGGCTGGGTGGTGATCGGGGTGGTGTGCGAGAGCGCCCCCAGGAAGGTCCAGGACGGGGTGTGCGGCCTGGGCGAGAACGCAGCGTCGTGGGGCGCGGGCTGGGGCGGCACCTGCTACCAGGTGTGGCACAACGGGGAGAACGTGGACGTGCACATGCCCTCCACCTCCACCATGGGCGTGTACGTGGACCAACCGGCCGGAATCATCAAGTTCCTCCTGCTGGAGGAGGAAGGAGGAGAGCAGTCGGTGCGACTCATCCACAAGTTCAAGGTCAAGCTCCAGGAGAAGGTTTTCCCCGCGTTCTGGATCGGAACCACCTCCGGATGCCTCATCCGGAAACAGCTGCAGTGA